A window of the Catharus ustulatus isolate bCatUst1 chromosome 23, bCatUst1.pri.v2, whole genome shotgun sequence genome harbors these coding sequences:
- the WNT9B gene encoding protein Wnt-9b — MRSAARLSRILLLLLLLPPPPAAAYFGSAPPAGTGPAPPSSRDRGESGDTGNRGWGDGVTVGQIGVTMGQLGLSVGQLRVTVGQLGVTVGQLGVTVGQFGVTMGQLGVTVGQLGLSVGQLRVTVGQLGVTVEQLGLTVRQFGAVERRSPPMLCGGRGGSAGLSRSPDTFPSLRGGPGRAAHLQRPEHPPSCPGPGGAVRAGLRERDTGAGGRRSLPERTRELLRDVETGDTLLVSAVLLHNNCSQFAAPKPCIKVKYFLCDFKHPGDISLTGKEALTHFPSLGAPGGSGPGRGHQKQCELLQLSRKQKRLCRREPGLAETLRDAIRLGILECQLQFRSERWNCSLEGRPSLLKRGFKETAFLYAVSSAALTHSLARACSAGRMERCTCDDSPGLENRKAWQWGVCGDNLKYSTKFLKKFLGQKRIGKDLRAKVDIHNTNVGIKAVKNGLKTTCKCHGVSGSCAVRTCWKQLSPFHEIGRLLKLRYDDAVKVFSTSNDAVGHSELAGPHRHGPSAKLPALPRPTDLVYVEDSPSFCRPSKYSLGTAGRTCSREGNCDSMCCGRGYNTQSRLVTFSCHCQVRWCCYVECQQCMQEEVVYSCKQ, encoded by the exons ATGCGCTCCGCCGCCAGACTCAGCcgcatcctcctcctcctcctcctcctgccgccgccgcccgccgccgcctaCTTCGGGTCAGCACCGCCCGCGGGGACCGGCCCGGCACCGCCTTCGAGCCGGGACCGGGGGGAGAGCGGGGACACCGGGAACCGGGGCTGGGGGGACGGGGTGACAGTGGGACAGATCGGGGTGACCATGGGACAGCTTGGATTGTCCGTGGGACAGCTCAGAGTGACAGTGGGGCAGCTGGGGGTGACAGTGGGGCAGCTCGGGGTGACCGTGGGGCAGTTCGGGGTGACCATGGGACAGCTCGGAGTGACCGTGGGGCAGCTCGGATTGTCCGTGGGACAGCTCAGAGTGACCGTGGGGCAGCTGGGGGTGACAGTGGAACAGCTGGGACTGACCGTGAGGCAG TTCGGGGCCGTGGAGCGCAGGTCCCCGCCGATGCTCTGCGGAGGGCGCGGGGGCTCCGCGGGGCTGTCGCGGTCCCCGGACACGTTCCCGTCGCTGCGGGGGGGTCCGGGCCGAGCCGCGCACCTGCAGCGCCCGGAGCATCCCCCGAGCTGTCCCGGGCCCGGAGGGGCGGTGcgggcagggctgagggaacGGGACACGGGGGCCGGGGGTCGCAGGAGCCTCCCCGAGCGGACCAGGGAGCTTTTACGGGATGTGGAAACGG GTGACACACTCCTGgtcagtgcagtgctgctgcacaaCAACTGCTCCCAGTTTGcagcccccaaaccctgcatcaaagtaaaatattttctctgtgatttcaAGCATCCTGGAGATATCAG CCTGACCGGGAAGGAAGCCCTGACCCATTTCCCATCGCTGGGTGCCCCGGGGGGCTCTGGCCCGGGCAGGGGGCACCAGAAGCAGTgcgagctgctgcagctgtcccGCAAGCAGAAGCGGCTGTGCCGGAGGGAGCCGGGGCTGGCGGAGACGCTGCGGGACGCGATCCGCCTGGGCATCCTGGAGTGCCAGCTCCAGTTCCGCAGCGAGCGCTGGAACTGCAGCCTGGAGGGCCGGCCCAGCCTGCTCAAGAGAG GCTTTAAGGAGACGGCGTTCCTGTACGCCGTGTCCTCGGCCGCCCTGACGCACTCGCTGGCGCGGGCGTGCAGCGCGGGGCGCATGGAGCGCTGCACCTGCGACGACTCCCCGGGGCTGGAGAACCGCAAGGCCTGGCAGTGGGGAGTCTGTGGGGACAACCTCAAGTACAGCACCAAGTTCCTGAAGAAGTTCCTGGGGCAGAAGAGGATCGGCAAGGACCTGCGGGCCAAGGTGGACATCCACAACACCAACGTGGGCATCAAG GCGGTGAAGAACGGCCTCAAAACCACCTGCAAGTGCCACGGCGTGTCGGGCTCCTGCGCCGTGCGGacctgctggaagcagctctcGCCTTTCCACGAGATCGGGCGGCTCCTGAAGCTGCGCTACGACGATGCCGTCAAGGTCTTCAGCACCAGCAACGACGCGGTGGGGCACTCGGAGCTGGCGGGGCCGCACCGCCACGGCCCCTCGGCCAAGCTGCCCGCGCTGCCCCGCCCCACCGACCTGGTGTACGTGGAGGACTCGCCCAGCTTCTGCCGGCCCAGCAAGTACTCCCTGGGCACCGCGGGCAGGACCTGCTCCCGGGAGGGCAACTGCGACAGCATGTGCTGCGGGAGGGGCTACAACACCCAGAGCCGCCTGGTCACCTTCTCGTGCCACTGCCAGGTGCGCTGGTGCTGCTACGTGGAGTGCCAGCAGTGCATGCAGGAGGAGGTGGTGTACAGCTGCAAGCAGTAG